A stretch of Schistocerca cancellata isolate TAMUIC-IGC-003103 chromosome 3, iqSchCanc2.1, whole genome shotgun sequence DNA encodes these proteins:
- the LOC126177086 gene encoding DNA-binding protein D-ETS-4 isoform X3, with protein MPQTVPSAGFTPPCDYSQYFAAELFDLSLLPDPCELPSPQGMSFYGGQPPQGPPQQGSGGTQPGPGGHPIKEEPIWQQHLPQQQLGPVSPSQRCPSSPVKHEEQSLDLRAVLSEHQMLLQDIKEEPVHHQHQRSPSHQETSVPLMFPEPQPGPSSAQSGLQSLPVPVATASGSRGSDDHKLLREFLRDPSFQKKYNLKPFEFAGLGSGFVSEERLDLQLGLGSTCTERMEPVLRLAIEQLRRDVGETCSQLGISPDPVGWSTTDVQKWLLWALHHNSLPVINMEYFEMDGASLVQLSETDFQQRAPHSGSILHAQLEIWKVACQDLEGVAGPSGSSGPMQMQPTLPWNNGSGAGNASSSSSSAGEPSDDEDEEEAPTPPPMGSTATGTLSPHTGGGKAPSSRTQGGSGAGSGSHIHLWQFLKELLASPQLHGSCIRWLDRSKGVFKIEDSVRVARLWGKRKNRPAMNYDKLSRSIRQYYKKGIMKKTERSQRLVYQFCHPYSL; from the exons ATGCCGCAGACGGTTCCGTCAGCCGGTTTCACGCCCCCGTGCGACTACAGCCAGTACTTTGCGGCAGAGTTATTCGACCTGTCGCTACTGCCAGACCCGTGCGAGCTACCGTCACCGCAGGGCATGTCATTCTACGGAGGTCAACCGCCACAGGGGCCACCTCAGCAAGGCTCTGGTGGAACCCAGCCGGGCCCTGGGGGCCACCCCATTAAAGAAGAACCCATTTGGCAACAACATCTCCCACAGCAGCAGCTGGGACCAGTGTCGCCGTCACAGCGCTGTCCGTCATCTCCGGTCAAGCACGAAGAACAGAGTTTGGACTTGCGTGCCGTGCTTTCGGAACATCAGATGCTACTACAGGACATCAAAGAAGAGCCAGTACATCACCAGCACCAAAG ATCACCATCACACCAGGAAACTAGTGTGCCTCTTATGTTCCCTGAGCCACAACCTGGGCCATCATCTGCCCAAAGTGGGTTGCAGTCACTGCCAGTACCTGTAGCAACAGCATCAGGTTCACGAGGTTCTGATGATCACAAACTGTTGAGAGAGTTCCTGAGGGATCCTTCCTTCCAGAAAAAGTACAATTTGAAACCTTTCGAATTTGCTGGCCTTGGCAGTGGCTTTGTATCCGAAGAGAGGCTCGACTTGCAGCTAGGGCTGGGTTCCACATGTACCGAACGAATGGAGCCTGTACTGAGATTGGCTATAGAGCAGCTGAGGAGAGATGTTGGTGAAACATGTTCACAGCTGGGTATTTCACCAG ATCCTGTAGGCTGGTCAACTACTGACGTGCAGAAATGGTTGCTGTGGGCATTGCATCATAATTCTTTACCTGTAATCAATATGGAGTACTTTGAGATGGATGGTGCATCCTTAGTACAACTTTCTGAAACGGATTTTCAGCAGAGGGCTCCACAT AGTGGTAGTATTCTGCATGCGCAGCTAGAGATCTGGAAGGTTGCATGCCAGGACCTTGAGGGAGTAGCAGGTCCTAGTGGATCATCAGGACCAATGCAAATGCAACCTACTTTGCCTTGGAACAATGGCAGTGGAGCTGGAAATGCCAGTTCTAGCAGTTCAAGTGCTGGTGAGCCCTCAGATG ATGAGGATGAAGAGGAAGCACCAACTCCTCCACCGATGGGATCGACTGCAACTGGTACACTGAGCCCACATACCGGAGGAGGGAAGGCTCCATCCAGTCGCACCCAGGGAGGTTCTGGAGCGGGTTCAGGATCGCACATCCATCTGTGGCAGTTTCTGAAGGAGCTGTTGGCATCACCTCAGCTGCACGGATCATGCATACGGTGGTTAGACCGTTCAAAAGGAGTTTTCAAAATTGAAGATTCAGTTAGGGTGGCTCGTCTCTGGGGCAAGCGCAAGAACCGACCGGCGATGAACTACGATAAGTTGTCGCGATCCATACGGCAGTACTACAAGAAGGGTATCATGAAGAAAACAGAGCGTTCCCAGAGGCTTGTTTATCAGTTTTGCCACCCGTACAGTCTTTAA
- the LOC126177086 gene encoding DNA-binding protein D-ETS-4 isoform X1 yields MCDLMYFDALREPMPQTVPSAGFTPPCDYSQYFAAELFDLSLLPDPCELPSPQGMSFYGGQPPQGPPQQGSGGTQPGPGGHPIKEEPIWQQHLPQQQLGPVSPSQRCPSSPVKHEEQSLDLRAVLSEHQMLLQDIKEEPVHHQHQRSPSHQETSVPLMFPEPQPGPSSAQSGLQSLPVPVATASGSRGSDDHKLLREFLRDPSFQKKYNLKPFEFAGLGSGFVSEERLDLQLGLGSTCTERMEPVLRLAIEQLRRDVGETCSQLGISPDPVGWSTTDVQKWLLWALHHNSLPVINMEYFEMDGASLVQLSETDFQQRAPHSGSILHAQLEIWKVACQDLEGVAGPSGSSGPMQMQPTLPWNNGSGAGNASSSSSSAGEPSDDEDEEEAPTPPPMGSTATGTLSPHTGGGKAPSSRTQGGSGAGSGSHIHLWQFLKELLASPQLHGSCIRWLDRSKGVFKIEDSVRVARLWGKRKNRPAMNYDKLSRSIRQYYKKGIMKKTERSQRLVYQFCHPYSL; encoded by the exons ATGCCGCAGACGGTTCCGTCAGCCGGTTTCACGCCCCCGTGCGACTACAGCCAGTACTTTGCGGCAGAGTTATTCGACCTGTCGCTACTGCCAGACCCGTGCGAGCTACCGTCACCGCAGGGCATGTCATTCTACGGAGGTCAACCGCCACAGGGGCCACCTCAGCAAGGCTCTGGTGGAACCCAGCCGGGCCCTGGGGGCCACCCCATTAAAGAAGAACCCATTTGGCAACAACATCTCCCACAGCAGCAGCTGGGACCAGTGTCGCCGTCACAGCGCTGTCCGTCATCTCCGGTCAAGCACGAAGAACAGAGTTTGGACTTGCGTGCCGTGCTTTCGGAACATCAGATGCTACTACAGGACATCAAAGAAGAGCCAGTACATCACCAGCACCAAAG ATCACCATCACACCAGGAAACTAGTGTGCCTCTTATGTTCCCTGAGCCACAACCTGGGCCATCATCTGCCCAAAGTGGGTTGCAGTCACTGCCAGTACCTGTAGCAACAGCATCAGGTTCACGAGGTTCTGATGATCACAAACTGTTGAGAGAGTTCCTGAGGGATCCTTCCTTCCAGAAAAAGTACAATTTGAAACCTTTCGAATTTGCTGGCCTTGGCAGTGGCTTTGTATCCGAAGAGAGGCTCGACTTGCAGCTAGGGCTGGGTTCCACATGTACCGAACGAATGGAGCCTGTACTGAGATTGGCTATAGAGCAGCTGAGGAGAGATGTTGGTGAAACATGTTCACAGCTGGGTATTTCACCAG ATCCTGTAGGCTGGTCAACTACTGACGTGCAGAAATGGTTGCTGTGGGCATTGCATCATAATTCTTTACCTGTAATCAATATGGAGTACTTTGAGATGGATGGTGCATCCTTAGTACAACTTTCTGAAACGGATTTTCAGCAGAGGGCTCCACAT AGTGGTAGTATTCTGCATGCGCAGCTAGAGATCTGGAAGGTTGCATGCCAGGACCTTGAGGGAGTAGCAGGTCCTAGTGGATCATCAGGACCAATGCAAATGCAACCTACTTTGCCTTGGAACAATGGCAGTGGAGCTGGAAATGCCAGTTCTAGCAGTTCAAGTGCTGGTGAGCCCTCAGATG ATGAGGATGAAGAGGAAGCACCAACTCCTCCACCGATGGGATCGACTGCAACTGGTACACTGAGCCCACATACCGGAGGAGGGAAGGCTCCATCCAGTCGCACCCAGGGAGGTTCTGGAGCGGGTTCAGGATCGCACATCCATCTGTGGCAGTTTCTGAAGGAGCTGTTGGCATCACCTCAGCTGCACGGATCATGCATACGGTGGTTAGACCGTTCAAAAGGAGTTTTCAAAATTGAAGATTCAGTTAGGGTGGCTCGTCTCTGGGGCAAGCGCAAGAACCGACCGGCGATGAACTACGATAAGTTGTCGCGATCCATACGGCAGTACTACAAGAAGGGTATCATGAAGAAAACAGAGCGTTCCCAGAGGCTTGTTTATCAGTTTTGCCACCCGTACAGTCTTTAA
- the LOC126177086 gene encoding DNA-binding protein D-ETS-4 isoform X2, with translation MLPYCQSAEMPQTVPSAGFTPPCDYSQYFAAELFDLSLLPDPCELPSPQGMSFYGGQPPQGPPQQGSGGTQPGPGGHPIKEEPIWQQHLPQQQLGPVSPSQRCPSSPVKHEEQSLDLRAVLSEHQMLLQDIKEEPVHHQHQRSPSHQETSVPLMFPEPQPGPSSAQSGLQSLPVPVATASGSRGSDDHKLLREFLRDPSFQKKYNLKPFEFAGLGSGFVSEERLDLQLGLGSTCTERMEPVLRLAIEQLRRDVGETCSQLGISPDPVGWSTTDVQKWLLWALHHNSLPVINMEYFEMDGASLVQLSETDFQQRAPHSGSILHAQLEIWKVACQDLEGVAGPSGSSGPMQMQPTLPWNNGSGAGNASSSSSSAGEPSDDEDEEEAPTPPPMGSTATGTLSPHTGGGKAPSSRTQGGSGAGSGSHIHLWQFLKELLASPQLHGSCIRWLDRSKGVFKIEDSVRVARLWGKRKNRPAMNYDKLSRSIRQYYKKGIMKKTERSQRLVYQFCHPYSL, from the exons ATGCCGCAGACGGTTCCGTCAGCCGGTTTCACGCCCCCGTGCGACTACAGCCAGTACTTTGCGGCAGAGTTATTCGACCTGTCGCTACTGCCAGACCCGTGCGAGCTACCGTCACCGCAGGGCATGTCATTCTACGGAGGTCAACCGCCACAGGGGCCACCTCAGCAAGGCTCTGGTGGAACCCAGCCGGGCCCTGGGGGCCACCCCATTAAAGAAGAACCCATTTGGCAACAACATCTCCCACAGCAGCAGCTGGGACCAGTGTCGCCGTCACAGCGCTGTCCGTCATCTCCGGTCAAGCACGAAGAACAGAGTTTGGACTTGCGTGCCGTGCTTTCGGAACATCAGATGCTACTACAGGACATCAAAGAAGAGCCAGTACATCACCAGCACCAAAG ATCACCATCACACCAGGAAACTAGTGTGCCTCTTATGTTCCCTGAGCCACAACCTGGGCCATCATCTGCCCAAAGTGGGTTGCAGTCACTGCCAGTACCTGTAGCAACAGCATCAGGTTCACGAGGTTCTGATGATCACAAACTGTTGAGAGAGTTCCTGAGGGATCCTTCCTTCCAGAAAAAGTACAATTTGAAACCTTTCGAATTTGCTGGCCTTGGCAGTGGCTTTGTATCCGAAGAGAGGCTCGACTTGCAGCTAGGGCTGGGTTCCACATGTACCGAACGAATGGAGCCTGTACTGAGATTGGCTATAGAGCAGCTGAGGAGAGATGTTGGTGAAACATGTTCACAGCTGGGTATTTCACCAG ATCCTGTAGGCTGGTCAACTACTGACGTGCAGAAATGGTTGCTGTGGGCATTGCATCATAATTCTTTACCTGTAATCAATATGGAGTACTTTGAGATGGATGGTGCATCCTTAGTACAACTTTCTGAAACGGATTTTCAGCAGAGGGCTCCACAT AGTGGTAGTATTCTGCATGCGCAGCTAGAGATCTGGAAGGTTGCATGCCAGGACCTTGAGGGAGTAGCAGGTCCTAGTGGATCATCAGGACCAATGCAAATGCAACCTACTTTGCCTTGGAACAATGGCAGTGGAGCTGGAAATGCCAGTTCTAGCAGTTCAAGTGCTGGTGAGCCCTCAGATG ATGAGGATGAAGAGGAAGCACCAACTCCTCCACCGATGGGATCGACTGCAACTGGTACACTGAGCCCACATACCGGAGGAGGGAAGGCTCCATCCAGTCGCACCCAGGGAGGTTCTGGAGCGGGTTCAGGATCGCACATCCATCTGTGGCAGTTTCTGAAGGAGCTGTTGGCATCACCTCAGCTGCACGGATCATGCATACGGTGGTTAGACCGTTCAAAAGGAGTTTTCAAAATTGAAGATTCAGTTAGGGTGGCTCGTCTCTGGGGCAAGCGCAAGAACCGACCGGCGATGAACTACGATAAGTTGTCGCGATCCATACGGCAGTACTACAAGAAGGGTATCATGAAGAAAACAGAGCGTTCCCAGAGGCTTGTTTATCAGTTTTGCCACCCGTACAGTCTTTAA